In Morganella morganii, the following are encoded in one genomic region:
- a CDS encoding amidohydrolase family protein, producing MEKNKKIIRGGTIITMDDATGDIINGAILIEGNRISAISADIQAFDHHTDAQVIDAQGAIVTPGMIDAHRHNWMALFRGVSAEESLPAFLINTFHAFGAMMTADNMYAAVLNGNISALNAGTTTVYEVNDCVNSPEHAANAVAAMKDSGIRGVYGYGMQVYDFKPAGFASMDARRDCAREISETLFRDQDRLTAGMLISDPGTVPFAESAKQIRLADGLGLKHASHTGAAKTSVLLRGLRELDDHGLLLPGHIHAHSNGLTGEDWKLIAKSGGHVASTPSSELQMGMGFLPYQPCAEYGIPFALGTDFTGVTTDDLFTQMNMALQIERALANEKVHQRDTMPFEITPTVREALHWATLGAAQVLGMENEIGSLVAGKKADIIIIRHRDGFVAPVHAAGSVVQMTHTGDIDTVLADGVIRKQNGMLTGFDLPEVTRLSRNALAELETRIRDRKILNAQEVEAFFRLAERMASFHFAQAYSDEFFTQAMNKA from the coding sequence ATGGAAAAGAATAAAAAAATCATTCGCGGCGGCACAATCATCACAATGGATGATGCCACCGGCGATATTATCAACGGCGCGATACTGATCGAGGGCAACCGGATCAGCGCAATCAGTGCGGATATACAGGCATTTGATCACCACACCGATGCGCAGGTGATTGATGCACAAGGGGCGATTGTCACTCCGGGCATGATCGATGCGCACCGCCATAACTGGATGGCACTGTTCCGTGGTGTTTCGGCGGAAGAGTCGTTACCGGCATTTCTTATCAATACCTTCCATGCATTCGGCGCAATGATGACGGCAGACAATATGTATGCGGCGGTTCTGAACGGTAATATCAGCGCTCTGAATGCCGGTACGACAACGGTTTATGAGGTGAATGACTGTGTTAACTCACCGGAACATGCCGCTAATGCTGTTGCTGCTATGAAGGACAGCGGCATCCGTGGTGTCTACGGTTATGGTATGCAGGTGTATGATTTTAAACCCGCCGGTTTTGCTTCCATGGATGCACGGCGTGATTGTGCCCGTGAGATCTCTGAAACCCTGTTCCGCGACCAGGATCGGCTGACAGCCGGGATGCTGATTTCCGATCCCGGTACGGTGCCGTTTGCTGAATCGGCAAAACAGATCCGTCTGGCGGATGGTCTCGGCCTGAAACACGCCTCACACACCGGGGCGGCCAAAACCTCGGTTCTGCTGCGTGGTTTGCGTGAACTGGACGACCACGGTTTACTGCTGCCGGGACATATCCACGCCCACAGTAACGGGCTGACCGGCGAAGACTGGAAACTGATCGCCAAAAGCGGCGGCCATGTGGCGAGCACGCCGTCCAGCGAGTTACAGATGGGGATGGGGTTCCTGCCTTATCAGCCTTGTGCGGAGTATGGGATCCCGTTTGCACTCGGAACGGATTTCACCGGTGTGACAACAGATGATCTGTTCACTCAGATGAATATGGCACTGCAGATTGAACGTGCACTGGCGAATGAAAAAGTACATCAGCGCGATACTATGCCGTTTGAAATTACCCCGACTGTCCGCGAGGCTCTGCACTGGGCGACCCTCGGCGCAGCACAGGTGCTGGGCATGGAAAACGAGATCGGCTCGCTGGTGGCCGGGAAAAAAGCGGACATCATTATTATCCGCCACAGAGATGGTTTTGTGGCACCGGTGCACGCCGCAGGCAGTGTGGTGCAGATGACACATACCGGTGATATCGATACTGTGCTGGCCGACGGTGTGATCCGCAAACAAAACGGCATGCTGACCGGTTTTGATCTTCCGGAAGTGACCCGGTTATCCCGTAACGCTCTGGCTGAGCTGGAAACACGCATCCGCGACCGGAAAATCCTCAATGCACAGGAAGTGGAAGCGTTCTTCCGTCTGGCTGAGCGGATGGCCTCCTTCCACTTCGCACAGGCTTACAGTGATGAATTTTTTACTCAGGCGATGAATAAGGCCTGA
- the kdpE gene encoding two-component system response regulator KdpE yields the protein MTTVLIIEDEKGIRRLLRTALEGDSVRVFEAEDLARGLVEAATRKPDLVILDLGLPDGDGITFVQEFRQWSSVPVLVLSARDSEHDKIAALDAGADDYMTKPFGVGELQARLRVLMRRYPGSEKNDPVYEFGDICVDIAGRQVRKGGEEVHLTPIEFRLLTILIGHSGKVLTQRQLLNEVWGPNAVEHAHYLRIYMGHLRQKLETDPARPQHFITETGIGYRFVSIP from the coding sequence GTGACCACTGTACTGATTATTGAAGATGAAAAAGGGATCCGCCGCCTTCTGCGCACTGCGCTGGAAGGGGATTCTGTGCGTGTGTTTGAAGCGGAAGACCTGGCACGCGGGCTGGTGGAAGCGGCGACCCGCAAACCGGATCTGGTGATCCTTGATCTGGGTCTGCCGGACGGTGACGGCATCACCTTTGTGCAGGAGTTCCGTCAGTGGAGTTCTGTGCCGGTGCTGGTGCTTTCCGCCCGTGACAGTGAGCATGACAAAATTGCCGCCCTGGATGCCGGGGCGGATGACTATATGACCAAACCCTTTGGTGTCGGGGAGTTACAGGCGCGGCTGCGGGTGCTGATGCGCCGCTATCCCGGCAGTGAAAAAAATGATCCTGTTTATGAATTCGGGGATATCTGTGTGGATATTGCCGGGCGTCAGGTCAGGAAAGGCGGGGAGGAAGTGCATCTCACACCGATTGAATTCCGCCTGCTGACCATTCTTATCGGCCACAGCGGCAAAGTACTGACTCAGCGGCAACTGCTCAATGAAGTGTGGGGGCCGAACGCCGTCGAACACGCCCACTACCTGCGTATTTACATGGGACATCTGCGCCAGAAACTGGAAACGGATCCGGCCCGTCCTCAGCATTTCATCACCGAAACCGGTATCGGTTACCGGTTTGTATCCATCCCCTGA
- the kdpD gene encoding two-component system sensor histidine kinase KdpD, producing MYDEPLRPDPDQLLAQVTERPRGKLKIFFGACAGVGKTYAMLKEAQRLREQGIDVLAGVVETHGRSETAALLEGLRILPLKKHNYRGRQVAGFDLDRALAIHPAVILMDELAHTNIPGARHPKRWQDVEELLNAGIDVLTTINVQHLESLNDIVGGVTGVRVRETVPDPVFDAADEIVLVDLTPDDLLDRLREGKVYLPAQAERAIEHFFRKGNLLALRELALRRTTDRVDEQMRAWRERKGQEKVWHTRDAILVCLRPDGGNEKLVRAAARLAARLGSDWHAIFVETPARHKLPSPQRRTILTTLSLAQQLGATTATLAEPEEGRAVIRYARENNLGKIMIVRHERTSWWRRDKLQEQLSRSAADLDVVMIAPQDRQPENREKFSDNRPFLDKHKTDLQGCVVAALICAVTTLMAHHWLMAFDNANLVMLYILGVVVVARFYGRWPSVFATIINVISFDIFLINPKGTLAVSDMQYLLTFAVMMTVGLVIGSLTAGVRYQARVARYREQRTWHLYEMSKALAVARESDDIASVSCHFISHSLHARCEMLLPDEQGNLIPAGGGVADNGRDDAIIRWSYDKGQPAGFGTGTLPGVPYQILPVCTTEKVYGVVIVEPYNRRQLLIPEQQRLLETLILLAAGALERRTLTEREAQSRLVSEREQVRNSLLAALSHDLRTPLTVLFGQAEILTLDLTSEGSPYAAQANEIRQHILSTTRLVNNLLDMARIQSGGFNLNKEWLPLEEVIGSALQMLKPRFDTDSVQIDLNDPMQLICADGPLFERVLINLLENAIKYAGPQAQIGIRSRLSDNMIDIEVWDNGPGIPAGQEAQIFEKFSRGQKESAIPGIGLGLAICRAIAEVHGGTILAGNRDGGGASFHIRLPCEDPPVIDEDDNPL from the coding sequence ATGTATGATGAGCCACTGCGTCCCGATCCTGACCAGTTACTGGCACAGGTCACAGAGCGCCCGCGCGGGAAACTGAAGATTTTCTTCGGTGCCTGTGCGGGTGTCGGGAAAACCTACGCCATGCTGAAAGAGGCGCAGCGGCTGCGTGAGCAGGGCATTGATGTGCTGGCCGGGGTGGTGGAAACCCACGGCCGCAGTGAAACCGCTGCCTTGCTGGAAGGGCTGCGCATCCTGCCGCTGAAAAAGCATAACTACCGGGGGCGGCAGGTGGCGGGGTTTGATCTCGACCGCGCGCTGGCGATCCATCCGGCGGTGATCCTGATGGACGAACTGGCGCACACCAACATCCCCGGCGCCCGCCACCCGAAACGCTGGCAGGATGTGGAAGAGCTGCTCAATGCCGGGATCGATGTCCTCACCACCATCAATGTGCAGCACCTGGAAAGCCTGAACGACATTGTCGGCGGCGTGACCGGTGTTCGTGTGCGCGAAACCGTACCGGACCCGGTGTTTGATGCCGCCGATGAAATCGTACTGGTGGATTTAACGCCGGACGACCTGCTCGACAGACTGCGTGAGGGAAAAGTGTATCTCCCTGCTCAGGCGGAGCGGGCGATCGAGCACTTTTTCCGCAAAGGCAATCTGCTGGCACTGCGTGAACTGGCGCTGCGGCGGACCACTGACCGTGTCGATGAACAAATGCGTGCCTGGCGGGAGCGGAAAGGTCAGGAGAAAGTCTGGCACACCCGGGATGCGATTCTGGTCTGTCTGCGTCCGGACGGCGGCAATGAAAAACTGGTGCGTGCCGCAGCCCGGCTGGCGGCACGGCTCGGCAGTGACTGGCATGCCATTTTTGTCGAAACCCCCGCACGGCATAAGCTGCCGTCACCGCAGCGGCGTACTATCCTCACCACCCTGTCGCTGGCGCAGCAACTGGGAGCCACCACGGCAACGCTGGCGGAGCCGGAAGAGGGCCGCGCGGTGATCCGCTATGCGCGTGAAAATAACCTCGGCAAAATTATGATTGTCCGCCATGAGCGGACATCCTGGTGGCGGCGCGACAAATTACAGGAACAGCTCAGCCGTAGTGCCGCTGATCTGGATGTGGTCATGATCGCCCCGCAGGACCGGCAGCCGGAAAACCGTGAGAAATTCAGCGACAACCGGCCGTTCCTGGATAAACACAAAACCGATTTACAGGGTTGTGTTGTCGCGGCACTGATTTGCGCCGTCACTACCCTTATGGCGCATCACTGGCTGATGGCCTTTGATAACGCCAACCTGGTAATGCTCTATATCCTGGGCGTGGTGGTGGTGGCGCGGTTTTACGGGCGCTGGCCTTCTGTGTTTGCCACCATTATTAACGTTATCAGCTTTGATATCTTTCTTATCAACCCGAAAGGCACGCTGGCCGTTTCGGATATGCAGTATCTGCTCACCTTCGCGGTGATGATGACCGTCGGGCTGGTGATCGGCAGCCTGACTGCCGGTGTCCGCTATCAGGCCAGGGTGGCACGTTACCGCGAGCAGCGCACCTGGCATCTGTATGAAATGTCGAAAGCGCTGGCGGTGGCGCGGGAATCTGATGATATTGCCTCTGTCAGTTGCCACTTTATCAGCCACAGCCTGCATGCCCGCTGCGAAATGCTGCTGCCGGATGAGCAGGGTAACCTGATCCCGGCAGGGGGCGGGGTGGCGGATAACGGCCGTGACGATGCCATCATCCGCTGGAGTTATGACAAAGGCCAGCCCGCCGGGTTCGGCACCGGTACTCTGCCCGGTGTGCCGTATCAGATCCTGCCGGTCTGCACGACAGAGAAAGTGTACGGCGTGGTGATTGTGGAGCCGTATAACCGCCGTCAGCTGCTGATCCCCGAACAGCAGCGGCTGCTGGAAACCCTGATCCTGCTGGCAGCGGGGGCGCTGGAACGCCGCACGCTGACAGAACGCGAGGCGCAGTCGCGGCTGGTCAGTGAACGCGAGCAGGTGCGCAACTCGCTGCTGGCGGCGCTGTCCCATGATCTGCGCACGCCGCTGACTGTACTGTTTGGTCAGGCGGAGATCCTGACGCTGGATCTGACCAGCGAAGGTTCACCGTATGCCGCGCAGGCCAATGAGATCCGCCAGCATATCCTCAGCACCACGCGGCTGGTCAATAACCTGCTGGATATGGCGCGGATCCAGTCCGGCGGCTTTAATCTCAATAAAGAGTGGCTGCCGCTGGAAGAGGTGATCGGCAGTGCCCTGCAAATGCTGAAACCGCGTTTTGATACGGATTCGGTGCAGATTGACCTCAATGACCCGATGCAGCTGATTTGCGCGGACGGCCCGCTGTTTGAACGGGTGTTGATCAATCTGCTGGAAAACGCGATAAAATATGCCGGGCCGCAGGCGCAGATTGGCATCCGCTCGCGGTTGTCGGACAATATGATTGATATTGAAGTGTGGGATAACGGCCCGGGCATCCCGGCCGGACAGGAAGCACAGATATTTGAGAAATTTTCGCGCGGCCAGAAAGAATCCGCCATTCCGGGGATCGGCCTCGGGCTGGCTATCTGCCGGGCGATTGCGGAAGTGCACGGCGGCACTATTTTAGCCGGAAACCGTGACGGGGGTGGCGCAAGCTTCCATATCCGTCTACCCTGTGAAGACCCGCCCGTGATTGATGAAGATGATAACCCGTTGTGA
- a CDS encoding methyl-accepting chemotaxis protein, whose translation MLLRSIKISTKLFVAFGFSILLMVISATLSVVSLNNANDGIRDILDEDYPITVKANLLIDYFHDFVGIQQLLLLDDKNPQIRQLAAGASETSKKITLILDEFNETLKDEASQNILKEIRSVRQQYLTSQRRMVQFSQNGDEASAINEMVNTTAGIQRAYRDNVMQLIAIQDAHMKEAGNQVESNFKTNRLLLITLTIISAIISAVLARIIVVSITRPLDKAVTLARAIAQGDLTQQVNVTHHDETGVLLNALAEMQVHLQDIVTEVKNGAVSLSATAEQIVAGNQNLAARTEEQAASVEETAASMEQITATVKNTAANTLKATALSADTAGVVKHNGEMMEQVTDKIRMINTTATRMSDIINLIDSIAFQTNILALNAAVEAARAGEHGRGFAVVAGEVRLLAQRSADSAGEIRTLIENSAGQTREGLQLVEEAAESLRGIVSNVSQMADLLHEIGHASHEQTDGITQINSAIGLIDSATQQNATLVEQSVAAASSLNEQAGTLNEMVGVFQLAGTPSSVS comes from the coding sequence ATGCTTCTGCGCAGCATTAAAATCAGTACGAAACTCTTCGTGGCTTTTGGCTTTTCCATTCTGCTGATGGTCATCAGCGCCACACTGTCGGTTGTCAGCCTGAATAACGCCAATGACGGCATCCGCGATATCCTGGACGAGGATTATCCGATCACGGTAAAAGCAAACTTACTGATTGATTATTTTCATGATTTTGTCGGCATTCAGCAACTCCTGCTGCTGGATGATAAAAATCCTCAGATTCGTCAGCTGGCCGCCGGTGCTTCTGAAACCAGTAAAAAAATCACCCTGATTCTGGATGAATTTAATGAGACGCTGAAGGATGAGGCATCTCAGAACATCCTGAAAGAGATCCGCTCAGTCCGCCAGCAGTACCTCACCTCACAGCGCCGTATGGTTCAGTTTTCACAAAACGGAGATGAAGCCTCTGCAATCAATGAGATGGTGAATACCACAGCCGGTATTCAGCGCGCTTACCGCGACAATGTGATGCAGTTAATCGCCATTCAGGATGCGCATATGAAAGAGGCGGGAAATCAGGTGGAAAGTAATTTCAAAACCAACCGCCTCCTGCTGATCACTCTGACTATCATCAGTGCCATCATCAGTGCCGTACTGGCGCGGATTATTGTGGTCAGTATCACCCGTCCGCTGGACAAAGCCGTCACGCTTGCCCGCGCCATTGCACAGGGGGATCTGACACAGCAGGTCAATGTCACACATCATGATGAAACCGGGGTGCTGCTTAATGCCCTGGCTGAAATGCAGGTTCATTTGCAGGATATCGTAACAGAGGTGAAAAACGGCGCAGTCAGCCTGTCTGCCACCGCAGAGCAGATTGTTGCCGGTAACCAGAACCTGGCCGCCCGCACGGAAGAACAGGCCGCGTCAGTGGAGGAAACTGCCGCCTCAATGGAACAGATCACCGCGACAGTGAAAAATACCGCCGCCAATACTCTTAAGGCAACCGCACTGTCGGCGGATACCGCCGGGGTGGTGAAACACAACGGCGAAATGATGGAGCAGGTGACGGATAAAATCCGTATGATCAACACGACGGCCACCCGGATGTCAGATATTATCAATCTGATTGATTCTATTGCGTTCCAGACCAATATTCTGGCGCTGAATGCCGCTGTGGAAGCCGCCAGAGCCGGTGAGCACGGACGCGGTTTTGCGGTGGTGGCCGGTGAAGTCCGCCTGCTGGCACAGCGCAGTGCCGATTCAGCCGGTGAGATCCGCACCCTGATTGAAAACTCTGCCGGTCAGACCCGCGAGGGGCTGCAACTGGTGGAGGAAGCCGCTGAATCACTGCGCGGTATTGTCAGTAACGTCAGCCAGATGGCTGATTTACTGCATGAGATAGGCCACGCCAGTCATGAACAGACTGACGGGATCACTCAGATCAACAGTGCTATCGGGCTGATTGATTCCGCTACCCAGCAGAATGCCACCCTGGTGGAACAGTCTGTTGCCGCAGCCTCCTCCCTGAATGAGCAGGCCGGTACACTCAATGAGATGGTTGGTGTCTTTCAGCTTGCCGGAACGCCGTCTTCAGTATCTTAA
- the fhuA gene encoding ferrichrome porin FhuA: protein MTALYRTSLFRLSLAALLVAGVCHAAEDEIVVTAAPPAVSPLENNGTYRATHSDSATKTATPLNKVPSSVSVISEEEITARNPATLKQALGYTPGVVTGTSGSSSVFDSVMMRGFHNVSQNIYLDGLKVQGDMYAESRMLPEFMQRIDVLKGPASVLYGQSNPGGVVTMTSKRPQMNPLREIRLQAGNHHLWQTGFDLSDALNDEETQAYRLTGTLHDQHQQQQGERERYYALQGSYLWQPDDTTFLLLTAQAMNAPRNGYYGWLPREGTVDGGAAGKLPTGFNEGEPGYNRFERQQRLIGWQFDHTFNDNWSLHQGVRYQQISTNWRTIYGSGLCSSNPAACYGVPKQELSSMLARSHIRNDERLSGLVTDTHVIHNISGHGWRNTLMTGVDYSQLRNRMVNEVGVAAPLDLRSPQYGNLTIIPGINSKAINKNHQIGIYAQDQLFLKDWTFTLGGRYDENTSKSRGRDNISGDTTHHQTDHEFTWRGGVNYQLPYGFAPYFSYSESFEPSTAATVSGKPLDPSRGKQYEAGLKYLPENAALSATLAVYELTKDNNLHRDPLNPFFSVQGGKIRSRGIELETKAALTYNWNLIAGYAYTDTRFRQQAENTNHHPAMVPAHTASLWTDYTFDTTPLSGLTIGGGVRYNGKTQGDDANSFTVPAYTVADMMLRYRLDNLPALEDAEIALNINNLFNKHYVSACFTDAACSWGNDRQITTTLTLHW, encoded by the coding sequence ATGACTGCACTTTACCGCACTTCCCTGTTCCGGCTTTCGCTGGCGGCTTTACTGGTTGCCGGTGTCTGCCACGCCGCTGAAGATGAAATCGTGGTCACCGCCGCGCCGCCTGCCGTCAGTCCGCTGGAAAATAACGGCACATACCGCGCCACACACAGCGACAGCGCCACCAAAACGGCCACGCCGCTGAATAAAGTCCCTTCCTCGGTCTCCGTGATCAGTGAGGAGGAAATCACCGCCCGCAATCCTGCCACACTGAAACAGGCACTGGGATACACACCCGGCGTAGTGACCGGCACCTCCGGCAGTTCATCCGTTTTCGACAGTGTGATGATGCGCGGCTTCCATAATGTCAGCCAGAATATCTATCTGGACGGATTAAAAGTTCAGGGGGATATGTATGCGGAAAGCAGGATGCTGCCGGAATTTATGCAGCGGATTGATGTGCTGAAAGGCCCGGCTTCTGTGCTTTACGGGCAATCCAATCCGGGCGGCGTGGTCACCATGACCTCCAAACGGCCGCAGATGAACCCGCTGCGGGAAATCCGCTTACAGGCGGGGAATCACCACCTGTGGCAGACCGGGTTTGATCTCAGTGATGCCCTGAATGATGAGGAAACACAGGCTTACCGCCTGACCGGCACACTGCATGACCAGCACCAACAGCAACAGGGGGAGCGGGAACGGTATTATGCTTTACAGGGTTCTTATCTCTGGCAGCCGGATGATACCACTTTTTTACTGCTTACCGCCCAGGCCATGAATGCGCCGCGTAACGGCTATTACGGCTGGCTGCCGCGTGAAGGTACCGTTGACGGCGGCGCTGCCGGGAAATTGCCGACCGGTTTTAACGAAGGCGAGCCGGGCTATAACCGCTTTGAACGGCAGCAGCGGCTGATCGGCTGGCAGTTTGATCATACATTCAATGATAACTGGTCACTGCATCAGGGCGTGCGTTACCAGCAGATCAGCACCAACTGGCGCACTATTTACGGCAGCGGATTATGCAGCAGCAATCCGGCGGCCTGTTACGGCGTGCCAAAGCAGGAGCTCTCATCAATGCTTGCCCGCAGCCATATACGTAATGACGAACGGCTGTCCGGCCTGGTCACTGATACCCATGTCATCCACAACATCAGCGGCCACGGCTGGCGCAATACCCTGATGACAGGTGTGGATTACTCACAGCTGCGCAACCGGATGGTTAATGAGGTCGGTGTTGCTGCCCCGCTGGATCTGCGATCCCCGCAATACGGCAATCTGACAATCATCCCGGGGATAAATTCGAAAGCAATAAATAAAAACCACCAAATCGGGATCTACGCCCAGGATCAGCTCTTTCTGAAGGACTGGACATTCACCCTCGGCGGCCGTTATGACGAAAACACCAGCAAATCCCGCGGCCGCGATAACATCAGCGGTGATACCACTCATCACCAGACTGACCACGAGTTTACCTGGCGCGGCGGTGTGAACTATCAGCTGCCTTATGGTTTCGCTCCGTATTTCAGCTACAGCGAATCCTTTGAGCCAAGTACTGCGGCCACGGTCAGCGGCAAACCGCTGGATCCGTCACGGGGTAAACAGTATGAAGCCGGGCTGAAATACCTGCCGGAAAATGCCGCGCTGTCTGCCACACTCGCCGTTTATGAGCTGACCAAAGACAATAACCTGCACCGTGACCCGCTGAATCCGTTTTTCAGTGTGCAGGGCGGAAAAATCCGTTCGCGGGGGATTGAGCTGGAAACCAAAGCGGCGCTGACCTACAACTGGAACCTGATCGCCGGCTATGCTTATACCGATACCCGTTTCCGTCAGCAGGCGGAGAATACCAATCATCACCCCGCGATGGTACCGGCGCATACCGCCTCTCTGTGGACAGATTATACCTTTGACACCACGCCGCTCAGCGGCCTGACTATCGGCGGCGGCGTACGCTATAACGGCAAAACACAGGGGGATGATGCCAACAGCTTCACTGTTCCCGCCTATACCGTGGCGGATATGATGCTGCGCTACCGGCTTGATAACCTCCCGGCTCTTGAAGATGCGGAGATCGCGCTGAATATCAATAACCTGTTCAATAAACACTATGTATCTGCCTGCTTTACGGATGCAGCATGCAGTTGGGGCAATGACCGGCAGATAACCACCACACTGACCCTTCACTGGTAA
- a CDS encoding anaerobic C4-dicarboxylate transporter: MDFAIQLVVVLICLFYGARKGGIALGLLGGIGLVVLVFVFHLKPEKPPVDVMLVIIAVVAASATLQASGGLDVMLQIAERLLRRNPKYVSIVAPFVTCLLTILCGTGHVVYTILPIIYDVAIKNNIRPERPMAASTIGSQMGIIASPVSVAVVSLVAMLGDVTINGKHLSFVDLLAITIPSTLIGILCIGIFSWYRGKDLDKDPEFQSFIAKPENRKYVYGDTATLLNKKLPASNWLAMWIFLASIAVVASLGAFSWLRPVFDGKPLSMVLVIQIFMLLAGALIIIFTDTKPASISKNEVFRSGMIAIVAVYGIAWMAETMFGAHLEQIEGVLGSLVKEYPWAYAVVLLLVSKFVNSQAAALAAVVPLALMIGVNPAYIVASAPACYGYYILPTYPSDLAAIQFDRSGTTKIGRFVINHSFIAPGLIGVGVSCVCGWFFSAMYGFL; this comes from the coding sequence ATGGATTTTGCTATCCAGCTTGTCGTGGTATTGATCTGTCTGTTTTACGGGGCGCGCAAAGGCGGGATTGCCCTGGGTTTGCTGGGCGGGATAGGCCTGGTGGTGCTGGTTTTTGTCTTCCACTTAAAGCCCGAAAAGCCGCCGGTGGATGTGATGCTGGTGATTATTGCGGTCGTGGCGGCATCGGCTACGCTGCAGGCTTCCGGGGGACTGGATGTGATGCTGCAGATAGCAGAACGTCTGCTGCGGCGTAACCCGAAATATGTCTCGATTGTGGCGCCGTTTGTGACCTGTCTGCTGACTATTCTGTGCGGTACCGGGCACGTCGTCTACACCATCTTACCTATCATTTATGATGTCGCGATTAAAAATAATATCCGCCCGGAAAGGCCGATGGCGGCCAGTACAATAGGCTCCCAGATGGGGATAATCGCCAGCCCGGTGTCGGTTGCGGTGGTCTCCCTGGTCGCCATGCTGGGGGATGTGACCATCAACGGCAAACATCTGAGCTTTGTTGACCTGCTGGCGATCACCATTCCATCCACCCTGATCGGGATACTGTGCATCGGTATCTTCAGCTGGTATCGCGGTAAAGACCTGGATAAGGATCCGGAATTTCAGTCATTTATCGCAAAACCGGAGAACCGGAAATACGTCTACGGCGATACCGCCACCCTGCTCAATAAAAAATTACCGGCCAGTAACTGGCTGGCAATGTGGATCTTTCTGGCCTCTATCGCGGTCGTTGCATCACTGGGGGCATTTTCGTGGCTGCGGCCGGTTTTTGACGGCAAGCCGCTGTCGATGGTTTTGGTGATTCAGATCTTTATGCTGCTGGCAGGGGCATTAATTATTATCTTTACCGATACCAAACCGGCATCTATTTCGAAGAATGAAGTATTCCGCTCGGGGATGATCGCGATTGTGGCGGTTTACGGTATCGCGTGGATGGCGGAAACCATGTTCGGTGCTCACCTTGAGCAGATTGAGGGTGTGCTGGGATCGCTGGTCAAAGAGTATCCGTGGGCTTACGCAGTGGTGCTGCTGCTGGTGTCCAAGTTTGTCAACTCGCAGGCGGCGGCTCTGGCGGCAGTGGTTCCGCTCGCGCTGATGATCGGGGTCAATCCGGCTTATATTGTGGCATCCGCACCGGCCTGTTACGGCTACTATATTCTGCCGACCTACCCGAGTGACCTGGCGGCTATCCAGTTCGACCGCTCAGGTACCACCAAAATCGGGCGCTTTGTGATTAACCACAGCTTTATTGCGCCGGGACTGATCGGTGTCGGGGTTTCCTGTGTGTGCGGCTGGTTCTTTTCCGCCATGTACGGTTTTCTCTGA